One Planctomycetaceae bacterium DNA window includes the following coding sequences:
- a CDS encoding ATP-grasp domain-containing protein translates to MTTRVEHAICHGLNISTLIRGGGLQHADRHFFMSRPPVIICGASVRSLAASAIQCGWAPICFDFFADTDLIQLLQRSGGKFAGQLRSFRDLPSILDAISGEVPLVWCGGMENYPSTLAELALMRPVIGPSVDSVMAVRNTESLRGTLNDCGVYLPENAPDTGGDQEQRWLIKPIHSSGGQHIRLLDSAGDLAAVSPDFQYQRFIDGCPISATFVATAASTRLIGCSLILSGVQSLNAIGFQFCGNIGPVVLPQLLQDRLIRAAQAVTSRTQLRGAFGVDMILKEGELWLLEINPRITASHEIYELSSNRNLFAEHVAAVSNTDPNAHLRSPAVTHMPDQWSTVLRLIVYSRSEEALDAGSHFSSLNSTGETFHETGRYWLADLPGEQVNLPISSRSSPAIPVPCCSVYVAIRRGLKKADSTPSVFLDNDVRTACRLLQSGRPLNKITKLGGQVSPLVDWRRFEQELKSAMQQFRLHVHSK, encoded by the coding sequence ATGACAACTCGTGTCGAGCACGCGATTTGCCATGGATTGAACATCTCAACCTTAATACGGGGTGGTGGTCTGCAGCATGCCGACCGCCACTTTTTTATGTCGCGTCCTCCCGTCATCATCTGTGGCGCCAGTGTTCGCAGCCTTGCCGCATCAGCCATCCAGTGTGGATGGGCCCCGATCTGCTTCGACTTCTTTGCCGACACCGACCTGATCCAGCTTTTGCAGAGATCTGGTGGGAAGTTTGCCGGTCAGTTGCGTTCCTTTCGAGACCTGCCTTCGATCCTGGATGCTATTTCTGGCGAGGTCCCGCTTGTCTGGTGCGGTGGGATGGAGAATTACCCATCGACGCTCGCCGAATTGGCACTGATGCGTCCAGTGATCGGCCCGTCGGTTGATTCCGTCATGGCCGTAAGAAACACGGAGTCCCTGCGAGGCACATTGAACGATTGTGGAGTTTACCTCCCTGAGAATGCTCCTGACACTGGTGGCGATCAGGAACAACGATGGTTGATCAAACCGATTCATAGTTCCGGCGGTCAGCATATTCGATTGCTTGATTCCGCCGGCGACCTGGCAGCAGTCTCCCCCGACTTCCAATACCAGAGATTTATCGATGGTTGTCCGATCTCCGCAACATTTGTTGCGACTGCGGCATCGACCAGATTGATTGGTTGCTCCTTAATACTCAGTGGAGTTCAATCGCTGAATGCCATCGGCTTTCAGTTCTGCGGAAACATTGGTCCGGTGGTACTGCCCCAGCTCCTGCAGGACAGGCTTATTCGCGCGGCACAAGCTGTGACCAGCAGAACTCAATTGCGAGGTGCGTTTGGCGTGGACATGATCTTGAAGGAAGGGGAGCTTTGGCTACTGGAAATTAACCCAAGAATCACAGCGTCCCACGAGATCTATGAACTCAGCAGCAATCGAAACCTCTTTGCTGAACACGTAGCTGCAGTCTCGAATACGGATCCAAACGCGCATCTTCGCTCTCCGGCGGTCACGCATATGCCAGACCAATGGAGTACGGTGTTAAGACTCATTGTCTACAGTCGATCCGAAGAAGCTCTGGATGCTGGATCCCATTTCAGTTCATTGAACAGCACAGGAGAGACTTTTCACGAGACGGGGCGGTATTGGCTGGCTGATCTTCCCGGTGAACAGGTCAACCTCCCAATCAGTTCACGGTCTTCCCCGGCAATCCCCGTACCGTGCTGTTCTGTCTATGTTGCGATCAGAAGAGGACTCAAAAAAGCAGATTCAACGCCGTCCGTCTTTCTCGACAATGATGTCAGGACCGCATGCAGGCTTCTGCAATCGGGGCGTCCGCTGAACAAAATCACCAAACTGGGCGGACAGGTATCACCTTTGGTGGACTGGAGGCGGTTCGAGCAGGAGCTGAAATCTGCCATGCAGCAATTCCGGCTTCACGTCCACTCCAAATAA
- the cysK gene encoding cysteine synthase A: protein MPIFQDNSETIGRTPLVRVNRITAGINAQVLAKIEGRNPAYSVKCRIGAAMIWDAEKSGKLKPGMSVVEPTSGNTGIALAYVCAARGYSLTLTMPDTMSVERRMMLKAFGANLVLTPGADGMKGAIARAEELSADPNFFMPQQFKNPANPEIHFRTTGPEIYEDTGGKVDILVAGVGTGGTITGVSRYLKNEKKMPVHTVAVEPAGSPVLSGGSPGKHKIQGIGAGFKPDILDMSLVDEVVQVTDEEAMDMAPRVAREEGIICGISCGAAMTAAIKVASRPENAGRNIVVILPDSGERYLSTPMFDYAREA from the coding sequence ATGCCCATTTTTCAGGACAACTCCGAAACTATCGGCCGCACGCCCCTTGTTCGCGTGAACCGCATCACTGCAGGAATCAACGCTCAGGTGCTGGCCAAGATCGAGGGACGAAATCCTGCCTACAGTGTCAAATGCCGAATTGGGGCGGCAATGATCTGGGATGCAGAGAAGTCAGGCAAGTTGAAACCAGGCATGTCCGTGGTGGAGCCAACCAGCGGCAATACCGGCATTGCGCTGGCCTATGTCTGTGCAGCGCGTGGCTACAGTCTGACACTGACAATGCCCGACACGATGTCAGTCGAGCGTCGGATGATGTTAAAGGCATTTGGAGCAAATCTTGTTCTGACCCCGGGGGCGGACGGGATGAAAGGAGCCATTGCCAGGGCCGAAGAACTATCCGCCGATCCAAATTTCTTTATGCCACAGCAGTTCAAGAATCCGGCAAACCCGGAGATTCACTTCAGAACCACGGGGCCGGAAATCTATGAAGATACTGGCGGAAAGGTCGATATCCTGGTGGCCGGAGTCGGTACTGGAGGAACGATTACGGGCGTTTCCCGGTATCTGAAGAACGAAAAAAAGATGCCCGTGCACACTGTCGCTGTTGAGCCTGCAGGAAGCCCGGTACTGTCAGGTGGCAGCCCCGGAAAACACAAGATCCAGGGGATCGGCGCTGGGTTTAAACCTGACATTCTTGATATGTCGCTGGTAGATGAAGTGGTTCAGGTAACGGACGAAGAGGCCATGGATATGGCCCCTCGCGTCGCACGTGAAGAAGGAATCATCTGCGGCATCAGCTGCGGTGCTGCAATGACCGCCGCTATCAAGGTTGCTTCTCGCCCCGAAAATGCCGGCAGGAATATCGTCGTCATCCTTCCGGATTCCGGAGAACGATATTTATCGACACCGATGTTTGACTACGCACGAGAAGCCTGA